One part of the Candidatus Methanoperedens sp. genome encodes these proteins:
- the moaC gene encoding cyclic pyranopterin monophosphate synthase MoaC, protein MRLSHIEDGRAKMVDISEKHDVFRCATATGEIQLRPETIAAIRNMEIEKGAVLETARIASVIAIKNTSSVIPMCHQIPITGIDVQFDLGMEKVKVTVEVKSIGKTGVEMEALHGVSVALLTIWDMVKSVEKDKTGNYPYTGIKNILVLEKIKQEMKTK, encoded by the coding sequence ATGAGATTATCACATATCGAGGATGGCAGGGCTAAGATGGTTGATATCAGCGAAAAACATGATGTTTTTAGATGCGCAACAGCCACAGGTGAGATACAATTAAGGCCGGAAACAATTGCAGCTATCAGAAATATGGAAATTGAGAAAGGGGCGGTGCTTGAAACTGCACGTATAGCTTCTGTTATCGCAATAAAAAACACTTCCTCTGTGATCCCCATGTGTCATCAGATACCGATAACGGGGATTGACGTTCAATTTGATCTTGGAATGGAAAAGGTGAAAGTGACAGTTGAGGTAAAATCCATTGGAAAAACCGGGGTAGAAATGGAAGCACTTCATGGAGTAAGTGTAGCGCTCCTGACAATTTGGGACATGGTAAAATCAGTGGAAAAAGACAAGACCGGGAACTATCCATACACAGGGATCAAAAATATCCTGGTACTTGAGAAGATCAAGCAGGAAATGAAGACCAAGTAA
- a CDS encoding DHH family phosphoesterase has protein sequence MLEVNMSSIIFTHGDCDGICAGAVVKSAFPDSRVFFTSPVSLLGELNNLAGNYENIVICDIAIDEKTSPQLKIKLNELDIQSNVIYMDHHPVPEKNYNKSWFHHDNCSSSEQAYRILERKLSRDMRRVAIYGAIGDFSETSLIKKWERDWDTRTLYFYAGTLIQGITHVGRDYDYKRRILDALSGDTPPPEIAGLLESAVIASRKEEWIKDDVRHKVVKLKNLAYVQDINGYMSKAAIYAASIGNANVGVSCEYRSNKHVYDISIRRRNGDMDLNTILRRMAPSYGGTGGGHPFAAGARIPEKELEAFLYNLDEAIG, from the coding sequence ATGCTTGAGGTGAATATGAGTTCGATTATTTTTACTCATGGCGATTGCGATGGTATCTGCGCGGGAGCTGTTGTTAAAAGTGCGTTTCCAGATTCCAGAGTATTTTTTACAAGCCCTGTGAGCCTGCTTGGGGAACTGAACAATCTTGCCGGGAATTATGAGAATATTGTGATATGTGATATTGCTATCGATGAGAAAACCTCCCCTCAGTTGAAAATTAAATTAAATGAGCTTGACATCCAATCAAATGTGATATACATGGATCACCATCCTGTGCCTGAAAAGAACTATAATAAAAGCTGGTTTCATCATGATAACTGTTCATCTTCGGAACAGGCATACCGGATTCTTGAGAGAAAACTCAGCCGGGATATGAGACGGGTGGCAATTTACGGCGCCATAGGTGATTTCAGCGAGACCTCTCTCATAAAAAAATGGGAGCGCGACTGGGATACGAGAACGCTGTATTTCTATGCCGGAACACTAATCCAGGGAATAACGCACGTCGGCAGGGATTATGATTATAAGAGGAGGATACTGGATGCACTTTCCGGGGATACTCCCCCTCCTGAAATTGCAGGTCTTCTTGAATCGGCTGTCATCGCATCAAGAAAGGAAGAGTGGATAAAAGACGATGTCAGGCATAAAGTAGTGAAATTGAAAAACCTTGCTTATGTCCAGGATATTAACGGGTATATGTCAAAAGCTGCAATATATGCCGCCTCTATCGGGAATGCGAATGTGGGTGTATCCTGCGAATACAGGTCGAATAAACATGTGTATGATATAAGTATCCGCAGGCGCAACGGTGATATGGATTTAAATACAATACTGCGCCGTATGGCGCCATCTTACGGCGGGACAGGAGGCGGTCATCCATTTGCAGCAGGAGCACGTATCCCGGAAAAAGAGCTGGAAGCATTCTTATATAATCTGGATGAGGCGATAGGGTAA
- the gatD gene encoding Glu-tRNA(Gln) amidotransferase subunit GatD, whose protein sequence is MQAEIYDKVSLETNGVKYEGTLMPSQTDRIVLKLKNGYNIGIKKESASLKLLDKKEEKMSHTEIGRVEKKKKEKLPSISILSTGGTIASKIDYRTGAVTSQFSADDVLSAIPELEEIANYNCKMIYSILSENMRPSYWVELARAVYEEIKNGADGVIITHGTDTMMYTAAALSFMIETPVPIVLVGSQRSADRPSSDNAMNAICAAKVATSDIAEVCVVMHGSTSDDFCYIHRGTKVRKMHTSRRDAFQSINARPIGRVEYPSGEIKMLSPFVKRGEKELAINDKLEPKCALIKYVTGASNESLLFHSGSGYKGIVIEGTGLGHVSTEWIPLIKSVTNAGIPVVMTSQCINGRVCDRVYDTGRDILKAGAIESEDVLSEVALVKLMWILGQTKDIEKVNVMMHTNIAGELTRSTRS, encoded by the coding sequence ATGCAAGCAGAAATTTACGATAAAGTAAGCCTAGAGACTAATGGCGTGAAATATGAGGGGACGCTAATGCCATCTCAGACAGACAGGATAGTTTTAAAATTAAAAAATGGATATAATATCGGGATAAAAAAAGAATCGGCATCTTTAAAATTGCTTGATAAGAAAGAAGAAAAAATGTCCCATACTGAAATTGGCCGGGTGGAGAAGAAGAAAAAAGAAAAACTCCCCAGCATCTCTATTCTTTCAACTGGAGGCACTATTGCAAGCAAGATAGATTACCGCACAGGAGCCGTAACGTCACAATTCTCGGCAGATGACGTTCTTTCTGCAATCCCTGAACTTGAAGAAATAGCTAATTACAACTGTAAGATGATTTACAGCATCCTGAGCGAGAACATGAGACCATCTTACTGGGTTGAGCTTGCACGTGCCGTATATGAGGAAATAAAGAACGGAGCAGATGGTGTCATTATCACCCATGGAACTGATACTATGATGTATACTGCTGCAGCGCTTTCTTTCATGATAGAAACCCCTGTTCCAATCGTGCTTGTGGGCTCGCAGCGAAGTGCGGACAGGCCAAGCAGCGATAATGCCATGAATGCAATATGCGCAGCTAAAGTCGCAACAAGTGATATAGCCGAAGTATGCGTAGTGATGCATGGCTCTACGAGTGATGATTTCTGTTATATCCACAGGGGAACAAAAGTCCGTAAGATGCATACCTCGCGCCGCGATGCATTCCAGTCGATTAACGCGCGCCCCATAGGACGCGTGGAATATCCTTCGGGAGAAATTAAAATGCTCTCTCCTTTTGTAAAAAGAGGAGAAAAAGAACTTGCTATAAATGATAAGCTGGAACCAAAATGCGCCCTGATAAAATATGTTACGGGCGCAAGTAATGAATCTCTTTTATTCCATTCGGGTTCAGGATACAAGGGTATTGTAATAGAAGGCACCGGTCTTGGACATGTTTCTACAGAATGGATCCCGCTTATAAAATCAGTAACGAATGCCGGAATTCCGGTGGTCATGACTTCACAATGTATAAACGGCAGGGTATGCGATCGTGTTTATGACACAGGCAGGGATATCCTTAAAGCAGGTGCTATCGAAAGTGAAGATGTTCTTTCTGAGGTAGCTCTTGTAAAATTAATGTGGATATTGGGGCAAACTAAGGATATCGAAAAAGTAAATGTTATGATGCACACCAATATCGCAGGTGAATTAACCCGAAGTACTCGTTCATAA
- a CDS encoding FprA family A-type flavoprotein: MPKVVVVYLSTSGNTKAMADAIADGANSRNANAKAVNFHEAKMEDIIAADAIAIGSSTFYYKMLPPMEKFIEDLKTAKVAGKVGAAFGSYGWSGEAPVMIAEKMRELGMNVIDPVLRIQYQPTEKDLDECKRLGKDIVSKVKKIAEKPTKAGSGSKFEDAGVREVKMGEGGH, encoded by the coding sequence ATGCCAAAAGTAGTTGTTGTATATCTCAGTACATCAGGTAATACAAAAGCGATGGCGGATGCCATTGCCGATGGTGCAAATTCAAGAAATGCCAATGCTAAGGCCGTAAATTTCCATGAAGCAAAAATGGAGGACATAATTGCTGCGGATGCCATTGCGATTGGCTCTTCAACATTCTATTATAAGATGCTGCCTCCTATGGAAAAATTCATTGAAGATCTTAAAACGGCAAAAGTAGCAGGCAAAGTAGGGGCAGCTTTCGGATCTTATGGATGGAGCGGTGAGGCGCCCGTAATGATTGCAGAAAAAATGCGTGAGCTTGGGATGAATGTAATAGATCCGGTATTACGTATTCAATATCAACCTACTGAAAAAGATCTTGATGAATGTAAGAGACTTGGAAAAGATATCGTATCTAAAGTGAAAAAGATCGCTGAAAAACCCACAAAAGCAGGAAGCGGTTCAAAGTTCGAAGATGCAGGCGTGCGGGAAGTAAAAATGGGTGAGGGCGGTCACTGA
- a CDS encoding dihydrofolate reductase, with translation MVSDRKIVLYIAVSLDGYIARENGDIDWLSMVESQNEDYGYKDFLKSVDTVIMGRRTYDQVLTFGDFPYKDKKCYVISRTSRPKDDYVEFWSGDICRLISEIRQKDGSNIWLVGGAQIADEFLSKNLIDTYIISVLPIILGKGIPLFRSGIPEIRLQLRRNVAYPSGLVQLSYERPK, from the coding sequence ATGGTTTCGGACAGAAAAATAGTACTCTACATTGCTGTGAGTCTTGATGGCTACATTGCCCGTGAAAATGGTGACATTGATTGGCTGTCGATGGTTGAATCACAAAATGAGGATTATGGCTACAAAGACTTCTTGAAGTCAGTTGATACTGTAATTATGGGGCGCAGGACATATGATCAGGTTCTCACATTCGGGGATTTTCCTTACAAGGATAAGAAATGTTATGTCATCTCAAGAACTTCCAGACCTAAAGATGATTATGTTGAGTTCTGGAGCGGCGATATATGTAGGCTTATTTCCGAAATTCGGCAAAAAGATGGCTCAAACATCTGGCTTGTTGGCGGGGCACAGATTGCTGACGAATTCTTGAGCAAGAACCTGATTGACACATACATAATCTCCGTTCTTCCAATTATATTGGGCAAGGGAATTCCTCTTTTTCGTAGTGGCATACCAGAAATCAGACTGCAGCTTCGTCGAAATGTTGCCTATCCATCAGGACTGGTTCAGCTTTCTTATGAACGACCAAAATAG
- a CDS encoding DUF1464 domain-containing protein → MVRVIGIDPGTKSFDFCGLDDEKIILDLSISTKDIIKEPELISNIIIKSGANLVVGPSGFGIPITDIKNIGQRELFLMSLIKKDDRKSLLGLRTSIMRMQHNKLPVFFIPGVIHLPTIPFYRKLNKIDMGTADKLCCTALGIRDQALKYNIGYNETSFILLEMGFGYTAAVAVNNGKIVDGIGGSTGSIGYLSLGGMDSELAYLLGGFNKELVFNGGVEKFAKTPEELMDNDDALNAYLEGAIKDVLQLTASVDPREILVSGRISRVEGLFEELEHRLDIAPVRRVEGFGAKTVKEAAQGAAIIANGLAGGCYSQIIETLQIREAKGTSLDYILLPEIEALKNEYGI, encoded by the coding sequence ATGGTAAGAGTAATCGGCATAGACCCTGGAACAAAAAGTTTTGATTTTTGCGGTCTTGATGACGAAAAAATAATTCTGGATCTTTCAATATCCACAAAGGACATAATCAAAGAGCCTGAGCTGATTTCAAATATTATAATAAAATCAGGGGCAAATCTTGTTGTTGGACCTTCGGGCTTTGGAATTCCGATTACTGATATCAAAAATATAGGCCAGAGGGAATTATTTCTTATGTCGCTTATTAAGAAAGATGACAGGAAAAGTCTCCTTGGACTTCGTACATCCATAATGCGGATGCAACACAACAAACTCCCTGTATTTTTTATTCCGGGTGTAATACACCTTCCTACTATCCCCTTCTACAGGAAGTTAAACAAAATCGATATGGGTACAGCGGATAAACTATGCTGCACAGCTCTTGGAATACGTGACCAGGCGTTAAAGTATAATATCGGGTACAATGAAACCTCGTTCATATTACTCGAAATGGGATTCGGATATACTGCCGCTGTTGCAGTAAATAATGGAAAAATCGTAGATGGTATCGGTGGAAGTACGGGTAGCATCGGTTATCTCTCACTCGGTGGAATGGATTCGGAACTTGCTTATCTGTTAGGCGGTTTCAATAAGGAACTTGTTTTTAATGGAGGAGTTGAAAAATTTGCAAAAACGCCGGAAGAATTAATGGATAATGATGATGCTTTAAATGCATATCTTGAAGGCGCAATTAAAGATGTCCTGCAACTTACGGCATCTGTTGATCCGCGAGAGATACTTGTTTCCGGCAGGATATCAAGAGTTGAGGGTCTTTTTGAAGAATTAGAACACCGGCTTGATATTGCGCCCGTCAGGAGGGTCGAGGGTTTTGGGGCAAAAACCGTCAAGGAAGCTGCCCAGGGCGCTGCGATCATTGCAAATGGGCTTGCAGGTGGATGCTATTCGCAGATTATTGAAACGCTTCAGATAAGGGAAGCTAAAGGAACGTCACTGGATTATATATTATTGCCGGAAATAGAAGCATTGAAAAATGAATACGGGATTTGA
- a CDS encoding thermosome subunit, producing the protein MAAQLGGQPIIILREGTERTRGKEARNNNIAAAKAVADAVRTTLGPKGMDKMLVSGSGDVIITNDGVTILREMEIAHPAAKMIVEVAKTQDDEVGDGTTTAAVLTGELLMSAGELIGQDVHPTIIASGYRAAADKAIEILNDITHTISENDDEALLNIARTAMTGKGAEGAKERLAEIVVTAIKSIVDEEDGKKVVDIDNIKIEKKVGQSIDDCELIKGIVLDKNKASNNMPNRVDNAKIALITRPIEFSKMELEAQISISTPDELTRYLDQEEQIVHDIVNRIAATGANVVLCQLGIEDMAQYFMAKANILAVERVEKKDIDKVARAIGANLITSLDDFEASDIGRAGLVELKGHGEDKMLYITECVNPKAVSILIRGGTEHVVESTERALEDALRAVGVAIEDEQLVAGAGSPEIELALRLKDYGSTLKGREQLAVMKFAEALEVIPKTLAENAGLDPIDKLVELRSQHEQGNKDVGLNVFTGTTEDMWKNGVIEPLRVKTQAINSATETAIMILRIDDVLAASGGGEAGQQGMAGMGGMGGMPPGMPPGMMM; encoded by the coding sequence ATGGCAGCACAACTTGGCGGACAGCCGATTATCATTTTAAGGGAAGGTACAGAGAGAACACGCGGGAAAGAAGCCCGCAACAATAATATCGCGGCGGCAAAAGCGGTAGCAGATGCAGTAAGGACCACGCTTGGCCCGAAGGGCATGGACAAGATGCTCGTAAGCGGAAGCGGAGATGTCATAATCACAAATGACGGAGTTACAATCCTCAGGGAGATGGAAATTGCGCACCCTGCTGCAAAAATGATTGTTGAGGTTGCAAAAACACAGGATGACGAAGTCGGGGATGGCACTACGACAGCCGCAGTTCTTACCGGGGAATTGCTCATGAGTGCAGGGGAATTGATCGGACAGGACGTACATCCCACAATAATTGCTTCAGGCTACAGGGCAGCAGCAGATAAGGCAATTGAGATCTTAAATGACATAACTCACACGATTTCCGAAAATGATGATGAAGCCCTCCTTAATATCGCAAGAACGGCAATGACCGGGAAAGGAGCAGAAGGGGCAAAAGAAAGACTTGCGGAAATAGTTGTTACAGCAATCAAATCCATTGTGGATGAAGAGGATGGGAAGAAAGTAGTTGACATTGATAATATCAAGATAGAGAAAAAGGTCGGCCAGAGCATAGATGACTGCGAGCTTATCAAAGGTATTGTCCTTGATAAGAACAAAGCAAGTAACAATATGCCAAACAGGGTCGATAATGCAAAGATAGCACTAATAACAAGACCCATCGAATTCAGCAAGATGGAACTTGAAGCACAAATCAGTATTTCAACACCAGATGAACTAACACGATACCTGGATCAGGAAGAGCAGATCGTTCATGACATAGTCAACAGGATAGCAGCAACAGGAGCAAATGTTGTCCTCTGTCAGCTTGGAATCGAGGATATGGCCCAGTATTTCATGGCAAAAGCAAATATCCTTGCAGTTGAACGTGTAGAGAAAAAGGACATTGATAAAGTTGCAAGGGCAATTGGGGCAAACCTGATAACAAGCCTTGATGATTTTGAAGCATCCGATATCGGGAGAGCCGGACTTGTAGAACTGAAAGGTCATGGCGAAGATAAGATGCTCTACATCACGGAATGCGTGAATCCGAAAGCCGTATCGATCCTGATCCGGGGCGGCACGGAACACGTAGTGGAAAGTACCGAGCGCGCACTTGAGGATGCGTTAAGAGCCGTCGGTGTTGCGATCGAAGATGAACAACTGGTCGCAGGCGCAGGTTCTCCTGAAATCGAGCTTGCTTTGAGGTTAAAAGATTATGGCTCAACACTAAAAGGAAGAGAGCAGCTTGCAGTCATGAAGTTTGCCGAGGCTCTTGAAGTGATCCCAAAGACACTTGCCGAAAATGCAGGGCTTGACCCGATAGATAAACTTGTGGAACTTAGAAGCCAGCATGAGCAAGGTAACAAGGATGTCGGACTAAATGTATTTACAGGAACCACAGAAGATATGTGGAAAAATGGGGTTATCGAGCCTCTGCGTGTAAAGACACAGGCTATAAACTCTGCAACCGAAACCGCAATAATGATCCTGAGAATTGACGATGTCCTTGCTGCGTCAGGCGGCGGGGAAGCAGGCCAGCAAGGCATGGCTGGTATGGGAGGAATGGGTGGGATGCCTCCAGGCATGCCCCCAGGTATGATGATGTAA